One genomic segment of Pseudomonas sp. p1(2021b) includes these proteins:
- a CDS encoding diiron oxygenase encodes MSAPKYSSFADVWEARATIRTRPRRLLENDQRLIYPLCRQPLVLSATFQRECPQLRDFVLVQSLYKFINDVVIFETEIVDSTARRIAKERFAIPFPNACRYDAMTVVVDEDYHALVAMDFLQQTIAMTGIEPIALPRQIELSRAIPAALAEVPERLRDAMELICVGIAENTLTDDVAAFSRDDTVKPSIKGLMADHLLDEGRHSSFWTRLTRIYWHTAPQPDREAIANVLPVFLGQYLTNDLQQAFDFQLIEALPVAQDVRQALREEVRSLAYPINHQHPLLGNILRFLRSSSMLESPCVQDALRNYLP; translated from the coding sequence ATGAGCGCACCCAAGTACAGTTCGTTCGCCGATGTGTGGGAAGCACGGGCAACCATCCGCACCCGGCCGCGCCGACTGTTGGAGAACGACCAGCGACTGATCTATCCACTCTGCCGTCAACCGCTGGTACTCAGCGCCACCTTCCAGCGCGAATGCCCGCAACTACGCGATTTCGTGTTGGTACAGAGCCTCTACAAGTTCATCAACGACGTCGTGATCTTCGAGACCGAAATCGTCGATAGCACCGCACGGCGCATCGCCAAGGAACGCTTCGCCATACCGTTCCCCAATGCCTGCCGCTACGACGCCATGACCGTTGTCGTGGATGAGGACTACCACGCGCTGGTGGCCATGGACTTCCTCCAGCAGACCATCGCCATGACTGGCATCGAGCCGATCGCCCTGCCTCGACAGATCGAACTCAGCCGGGCCATCCCCGCAGCGCTGGCCGAAGTCCCTGAGCGGTTGCGTGACGCCATGGAGCTCATCTGTGTGGGAATAGCCGAAAACACCTTGACCGACGATGTCGCCGCCTTTTCCCGCGACGATACGGTCAAGCCTTCGATCAAGGGCCTGATGGCCGACCACCTGCTCGATGAAGGTCGCCATTCCAGCTTCTGGACACGCCTGACGCGGATCTACTGGCACACCGCTCCCCAACCCGACCGTGAAGCCATCGCGAATGTCTTGCCTGTGTTCCTTGGCCAATACCTGACCAACGATCTGCAACAAGCATTCGATTTCCAGTTGATCGAGGCCTTGCCGGTGGCACAGGACGTTCGCCAGGCCTTGCGCGAAGAAGTCCGCAGCCTGGCCTACCCGATCAATCACCAGCATCCGCTGCTGGGCAACATCCTGCGCTTCCTGCGCAGCAGCTCGATGCTCGAGTCGCCCTGCGTACAGGACGCGCTACGTAACTATCTGCCTTGA
- a CDS encoding sigma-70 family RNA polymerase sigma factor, producing the protein MPSRDSVHTLYNHHHGWLYTWLRSKLGNAADAADLAQDTFVRLLQREQLELNAPRAFLRTVARGLVIDHWRREELERAYFEALAHAPQAEVPCAETRELMLELLERIARMLEGLKPKVRRAFLLAQCDGLSHKAIAEQMGISLRSVERYVADALYHCYLLRYEDEP; encoded by the coding sequence ATGCCTTCCAGAGACTCTGTGCACACGCTCTACAACCACCACCATGGTTGGCTGTATACCTGGCTGCGCAGCAAGCTCGGCAATGCTGCCGACGCGGCGGACCTAGCCCAGGACACCTTCGTTCGCCTGCTGCAACGCGAGCAGCTGGAGCTCAATGCGCCCCGTGCCTTCTTAAGGACCGTTGCACGGGGCCTGGTGATCGACCATTGGCGCCGCGAGGAGTTGGAGCGCGCCTACTTCGAAGCGCTCGCCCATGCGCCGCAGGCCGAGGTACCCTGTGCCGAAACCCGCGAACTCATGCTGGAATTGCTCGAACGCATCGCACGCATGCTCGAAGGTCTCAAGCCCAAGGTGCGTCGCGCCTTCCTCCTGGCTCAATGCGATGGGCTGAGCCACAAAGCCATTGCCGAACAGATGGGTATCTCCCTGCGCTCCGTCGAACGCTACGTAGCGGATGCGCTCTATCATTGCTATCTGCTGCGCTATGAAGACGAGCCCTGA
- a CDS encoding SRPBCC family protein, which yields MQTLKPDTLIRNPEGCQVVAHVDIAAPATSVWSIVGNFAGFPVFIPALSHIEMTGSGVRSIRKKLFKDGNVVIEQLNARDEQAMYMTWSLIYTSLNIGNLWAAMQVKALDDTHSRATWTIQAEPWEGGAEALPGFQAFLQGFADEAMHNVKNLLS from the coding sequence ATGCAAACCCTCAAACCCGATACCCTGATCCGTAACCCCGAAGGCTGCCAGGTTGTGGCCCATGTGGACATCGCAGCTCCCGCCACCAGCGTGTGGAGCATCGTGGGCAATTTCGCAGGGTTCCCGGTATTCATTCCCGCACTCTCGCACATCGAGATGACCGGTAGCGGCGTGCGCTCCATCCGCAAGAAACTGTTCAAGGACGGCAATGTGGTCATCGAGCAGTTGAACGCTCGGGACGAGCAGGCCATGTATATGACCTGGAGCCTGATCTACACCAGTTTGAATATCGGCAACCTGTGGGCGGCGATGCAGGTCAAAGCCCTCGACGATACCCACAGCCGGGCCACCTGGACCATCCAGGCCGAGCCATGGGAAGGTGGGGCCGAGGCGCTGCCGGGGTTCCAGGCGTTTCTTCAGGGCTTCGCCGACGAGGCCATGCACAATGTGAAGAACCTGCTGAGCTAA
- the lapG gene encoding cysteine protease LapG, with translation MPLSFPSTGSTITAFPGAERVCTVTTPPMLIVAWRRIGLAALFGCLLSGVLQADWDFSQISRRAQSLYGQLGAGQGRIDAWQNLLATQKQGSELDRLQAVNRFFNQQLRYVEDIDLWHDVDYWATPIQSLIKGAGDCEDYAIAKYFSLRRMGIPSEKLRITYVKALRQNRAHMVLTYYSSPQAQPLVLDSLMDAIKPASQRTDLLPVYAFNGEGLWLTGAAGNKKVGDTKRLSRWQDLLKKMQAEGFPAEPVY, from the coding sequence GTGCCATTGTCTTTTCCTTCCACAGGCAGCACCATCACGGCTTTTCCAGGGGCTGAACGGGTCTGCACAGTGACAACACCCCCTATGCTGATAGTAGCTTGGCGGCGCATTGGCCTTGCCGCGCTGTTCGGCTGCCTGCTGTCGGGTGTTTTGCAGGCGGACTGGGATTTTTCCCAGATCAGCCGCCGTGCGCAATCGCTCTATGGCCAGTTGGGGGCGGGGCAAGGTCGTATCGATGCCTGGCAGAACCTGTTGGCCACCCAGAAGCAGGGCAGCGAGCTGGATCGCCTGCAGGCGGTCAACCGCTTCTTCAACCAACAGCTGCGCTATGTCGAGGATATCGACCTGTGGCACGACGTCGACTACTGGGCGACGCCGATCCAGTCGCTGATCAAAGGCGCCGGTGATTGCGAAGACTACGCGATCGCCAAGTACTTCAGCCTCAGGCGCATGGGCATACCCAGCGAAAAACTGCGCATTACCTACGTCAAGGCCCTGCGCCAGAACAGGGCGCACATGGTCCTGACCTATTATTCAAGCCCACAGGCCCAGCCGTTGGTGCTCGACAGCCTGATGGATGCCATCAAGCCGGCCAGCCAGCGTACCGACCTGTTGCCGGTATATGCCTTCAATGGTGAAGGCTTGTGGCTGACTGGGGCCGCAGGCAACAAGAAGGTCGGCGATACCAAGCGCTTGTCCCGTTGGCAGGATTTGCTGAAGAAAATGCAGGCCGAAGGGTTCCCTGCCGAACCGGTCTACTGA
- the lapD gene encoding cyclic di-GMP receptor LapD — translation MSLFKQLLLAICLFLVVAFSGSFMVSLESSRSQYVNQLRSHAQDAATALALSLTPNIDDPAMVELMVSSIFDSGYYSSIKVVDLGSNAVLVERHAEPDSNGVPAWFIRLIGLEPAGGDAIVSRGWQQAARVEVVSHPMFALAKLWQSALGSLGWLLLCGAASAVLGALLLRRQLRPLDYMVAQSHAIARREFLSLPELPRTPELRRVVQAMNQMVEKLKALFNEQAERSERLRSESYQDSLTGLANRRYFEMQLNARVSNLEDARAGYLLLLRVQDLAGLNARLGGQRTDQLLQAVGEQLRRTCAHYPETNNLITRSRGGEFAVLAPGMVHEEAIQLAQALEATLQSLHQTGASDVDPVACIGLAPYSPGDAPHALLKLADEALARAESQPEPGWVCLEQGVAAQAADSHHAWHERLDQALAKGQFELFFQPVVDSRRPERVLHYKVISRLHDASAEAVAAGRFLPWLERFGWMPRLDVLVLEKVLAHLRTHGDALAVNLSAATLADAGALQRIHALLSQYAGFGSRLTLEIGEEQLPEQQALEQLTRRLHALGFGLALQRFGGRFSMIGNLAHLGLAYLKIDGSYIRNIDQEQHKRLFIEAVQRAAHSIDLPLIAERVETEGELQVLREMGIQGVQGQLVGEPAPWN, via the coding sequence ATGTCACTGTTCAAACAATTGCTGCTTGCCATTTGCCTGTTCCTGGTGGTCGCCTTCAGCGGCAGCTTCATGGTCAGCCTCGAAAGCTCGCGCAGCCAGTACGTCAACCAGTTGCGTTCCCATGCCCAGGACGCGGCCACTGCACTGGCCCTGTCGCTGACCCCCAATATCGACGACCCGGCAATGGTCGAGCTGATGGTCAGCTCGATCTTCGACAGCGGTTACTACTCGAGCATCAAAGTCGTCGACCTGGGCTCCAATGCCGTATTGGTAGAGCGTCATGCCGAACCAGACAGCAATGGCGTACCCGCCTGGTTCATTCGCCTGATCGGCCTGGAGCCGGCCGGTGGCGATGCCATTGTCAGCCGTGGGTGGCAGCAGGCGGCGCGGGTCGAAGTGGTCAGTCACCCGATGTTCGCCTTGGCCAAGCTTTGGCAGAGCGCTCTGGGCAGTCTCGGCTGGCTGCTGCTGTGTGGCGCGGCGAGCGCTGTACTGGGCGCTCTGTTGCTGCGGCGCCAGTTGCGTCCGCTGGACTATATGGTTGCCCAGTCCCACGCTATTGCCCGGCGCGAGTTCCTCAGCCTGCCGGAGCTGCCACGCACGCCAGAACTGCGCCGGGTGGTGCAGGCCATGAACCAGATGGTCGAGAAGCTCAAGGCATTGTTCAACGAACAGGCCGAGCGTAGCGAGAGGCTGCGCTCGGAGTCTTACCAGGACAGCCTGACGGGTCTGGCCAACCGTCGTTATTTCGAGATGCAGCTCAACGCCCGTGTCAGCAACCTGGAGGACGCGCGTGCAGGCTACCTGCTGCTATTGCGGGTGCAGGACCTGGCGGGCCTGAATGCTCGCCTGGGCGGCCAGCGTACCGATCAGTTGTTGCAAGCGGTGGGTGAGCAGTTACGGCGAACCTGTGCCCACTACCCCGAAACCAATAACCTGATCACCCGCAGCCGTGGCGGCGAGTTCGCTGTGCTGGCGCCGGGCATGGTCCATGAGGAGGCCATACAGCTGGCCCAGGCTCTGGAGGCCACCCTGCAAAGCCTGCACCAGACTGGCGCCAGCGATGTCGACCCGGTGGCCTGCATAGGCCTTGCGCCTTATAGCCCAGGGGATGCGCCACATGCACTGTTGAAGCTGGCCGACGAAGCCCTGGCCCGTGCCGAGAGCCAGCCTGAGCCTGGCTGGGTATGCCTGGAGCAAGGGGTCGCGGCGCAGGCCGCCGATAGCCATCATGCCTGGCATGAACGGTTGGACCAGGCGCTGGCCAAGGGGCAATTCGAATTGTTCTTCCAGCCGGTGGTCGACAGCCGTAGGCCGGAGCGGGTGCTGCACTACAAGGTCATTTCTCGCCTGCACGATGCTTCGGCCGAGGCAGTGGCGGCAGGGCGCTTCCTGCCCTGGCTGGAGCGCTTCGGCTGGATGCCACGGCTGGATGTGCTGGTGCTGGAGAAAGTGCTGGCGCACCTGAGAACCCATGGCGATGCCTTGGCGGTGAACCTGTCTGCGGCGACCTTGGCCGATGCCGGTGCGCTACAGCGGATCCACGCATTGCTGAGCCAGTATGCCGGGTTTGGCTCGCGTCTTACGCTGGAGATCGGCGAGGAACAATTGCCTGAGCAGCAGGCGCTCGAACAACTGACGCGCCGTCTGCATGCCCTGGGGTTCGGCCTGGCACTGCAACGCTTTGGCGGCCGCTTCAGCATGATTGGCAACCTGGCCCATTTGGGCCTGGCCTATCTGAAGATCGATGGCAGCTACATCCGCAACATCGACCAGGAGCAGCACAAGCGCTTGTTCATCGAAGCTGTGCAGCGGGCGGCGCACAGCATCGACCTGCCGCTGATTGCCGAGCGTGTCGAGACAGAAGGCGAGTTGCAGGTGTTGCGCGAGATGGGAATTCAAGGGGTCCAGGGGCAACTGGTCGGCGAACCTGCGCCCTGGAATTGA
- a CDS encoding amino acid adenylation domain-containing protein, with product MRRLDILLVGSSPAIRQLTSLLEEHAHRTTVVQTPDDWRSASAKATHLVVDDGSLSLRELDRRGVGATPLLKLRVGASYAGVLPAVELLCWYADGDTQRLIERVALQTPASGNGQQLRQEALLALEDLLASVVTRFARDPQYLEHAPQLGSALQEREHGLGWLESLAHRHPFNRTLRADLLEKAETCLMDRLELSLHRFAAQPALNENGTRTCYRQLHAQAVGIQRALLPLLPSADGRPVVIAVCMAKSPALYASLLAVLGCAAVYLPLDPATPFERRQRILDDAGACALLHDGQVHGGMPGLDVRTLAEVTERQLPSLQVRQLALDAPCVAIYTSGTTGQPKGVLLSQRNLTHFTSWYADHVSLDANSRVLQFSTIGFDASLLDILPTFTHGAELVVPSEEQRRDPVQLVRLIHSQEVSHAFLPPALLSILPTDEHLGLHHLITGGDVCEPQVIARLAGQCRMHNIYGPTETTVLATTRTFTPGDSNRNLGTPIANTQVLILDDDLRPVCERTPGELYISGPGVGLGYLNNPALTAERFVELRLPDGRNLQTYRTGDIAQWTAQGIELCGRRDNQVKIRGFRVEPEEIEHCLRASNLFAQVAVVIDDQRRVLAFVAQPAHTGAEAALRAHAEQQLPDYMRPAFYQVLQHMPYTANGKVDRKALHARPLALPVHERSVPGTATEQRLCNLWSELLELPETQISTHDSFFNLGGHSILLSRLLLEVRQQFGHGVPINHFIERPTLQRLAELIDRPEAPQERPLERLEQDANRELGLQVLPMDCLGDVHKVIVTGANSFLGVHLVEALLAWGATEVACLVRSSDGQSASERFAQAIEENGLSLDSSRLRVFDADLRQPRLGLCESDYDYLDSHYGALLHNAAQVNHVLDYQALAADNIEPLFECLRLCEGRRKKIFNFVSTLSACSAVDADGRVLEQAPAATAPIYIRNGYNLSKWVGERILQRARGQGVWVNLFRPGNITFDSRNGICQPQRNRLMLMLKGSLQLGLVPDLAIDFDLMPVDFLARFIGFHASRHQANAWVFNLHNPEPLRWRDYVAAFQEQGHRFDLVSVEQWQRQLHRVDRDNALFDVLGFYLEGFGEDIGDISAIEHTNARAGVQRMGACYPAKSPALLRLGCRHLSDIGFI from the coding sequence ATGAGACGCCTCGACATACTCCTGGTGGGCAGCAGCCCCGCCATACGACAACTGACCAGCCTGCTCGAGGAGCACGCTCATCGAACGACGGTGGTGCAAACGCCGGACGATTGGCGTTCCGCCTCGGCCAAGGCCACGCACCTGGTAGTGGACGATGGCAGCCTTTCACTGCGCGAACTCGACCGGCGCGGGGTAGGAGCCACGCCGTTGCTCAAGCTTCGCGTGGGCGCGAGCTATGCGGGAGTCCTGCCTGCCGTCGAGCTCCTGTGCTGGTACGCCGATGGCGATACCCAACGGCTGATCGAGCGCGTAGCACTGCAAACCCCAGCCTCCGGCAACGGCCAGCAGCTACGGCAGGAGGCCTTGCTGGCCTTGGAGGACCTGCTGGCCTCGGTGGTGACGCGCTTCGCCCGTGACCCGCAATACTTGGAACACGCCCCGCAGCTCGGCTCGGCCTTGCAGGAGCGTGAACACGGGTTGGGTTGGCTGGAGTCATTGGCACACCGCCACCCCTTCAACCGCACCCTCCGGGCAGACCTGCTGGAGAAAGCGGAAACCTGCCTGATGGACCGGCTCGAGCTGAGCCTGCACCGCTTCGCCGCCCAACCGGCTCTCAATGAGAACGGTACGCGTACTTGCTATCGGCAACTGCACGCCCAGGCCGTCGGTATCCAGCGCGCACTGCTGCCCCTGCTGCCCAGCGCTGACGGACGACCGGTGGTAATTGCGGTCTGCATGGCCAAGTCACCTGCACTGTATGCCAGCCTGCTGGCAGTGCTCGGCTGCGCCGCGGTGTACCTGCCGCTGGATCCGGCCACTCCGTTCGAACGGCGCCAACGCATCCTGGACGATGCCGGCGCCTGCGCCCTTCTGCATGATGGGCAGGTTCATGGCGGCATGCCTGGGTTGGATGTGCGCACACTGGCAGAAGTGACGGAGCGACAACTGCCTTCGCTGCAGGTGCGCCAGCTCGCCCTGGATGCCCCTTGCGTTGCGATCTACACCTCAGGCACCACGGGACAGCCCAAGGGCGTGCTGCTCAGCCAGCGCAACCTCACCCATTTCACGAGTTGGTATGCCGATCACGTATCGCTCGATGCCAACAGCCGGGTCCTGCAGTTTTCCACCATCGGCTTCGATGCATCGCTGCTCGACATTCTGCCGACCTTCACCCATGGCGCCGAACTGGTGGTACCCAGCGAGGAACAGCGCCGTGATCCGGTACAACTGGTACGGCTTATCCACAGCCAGGAAGTCAGCCATGCCTTCCTGCCCCCCGCGCTGCTGAGCATCCTGCCCACTGACGAGCACCTTGGCCTGCACCATCTGATCACCGGTGGCGATGTGTGCGAGCCGCAGGTCATTGCCCGCCTCGCCGGGCAGTGCCGGATGCACAATATCTATGGCCCGACCGAAACCACAGTGCTGGCCACCACCCGCACGTTCACCCCCGGCGACAGCAACCGTAACCTTGGCACACCGATCGCCAACACCCAGGTACTGATCCTCGATGACGATCTGCGCCCGGTGTGTGAGCGTACCCCGGGCGAGCTGTACATCAGCGGGCCGGGTGTGGGGCTTGGCTACCTGAACAACCCTGCGCTGACTGCAGAACGCTTCGTCGAGCTGCGCTTGCCGGATGGACGCAACCTGCAGACCTACCGTACCGGCGATATCGCCCAATGGACAGCGCAAGGCATCGAGCTCTGCGGTCGACGAGACAACCAAGTGAAGATCCGCGGTTTCCGGGTCGAACCGGAAGAGATCGAGCACTGCCTGCGCGCCAGCAACCTGTTCGCCCAGGTCGCCGTGGTGATCGACGACCAGCGACGCGTCCTGGCCTTCGTCGCACAGCCAGCCCACACCGGGGCCGAAGCCGCGCTGCGTGCCCATGCCGAACAGCAGTTGCCCGACTACATGCGGCCAGCGTTCTACCAAGTCCTGCAGCACATGCCTTATACCGCCAACGGCAAGGTCGACCGCAAGGCCCTGCATGCACGGCCCTTGGCGCTGCCGGTGCACGAGCGATCGGTACCTGGTACAGCGACCGAGCAGCGTTTGTGCAACCTTTGGAGCGAGCTGCTGGAGTTGCCTGAAACGCAGATATCCACGCACGACAGCTTCTTCAACCTGGGTGGCCACTCGATTCTGCTGTCACGTCTGCTGCTGGAGGTGCGTCAGCAGTTCGGCCACGGTGTACCGATCAACCACTTCATCGAACGACCAACGCTGCAACGCCTGGCCGAACTGATCGACCGCCCCGAGGCTCCACAGGAACGACCGCTTGAGCGCCTGGAACAGGACGCCAATCGCGAACTGGGCCTGCAAGTACTGCCGATGGACTGTCTGGGCGATGTACACAAGGTCATTGTCACCGGCGCCAACAGCTTCCTCGGCGTACACTTGGTCGAAGCCCTGCTCGCCTGGGGCGCCACCGAAGTGGCCTGCCTGGTGCGCAGCAGCGATGGCCAGTCGGCTAGCGAACGCTTCGCCCAGGCCATCGAGGAGAACGGCCTCTCTCTGGATTCAAGCCGCCTGCGGGTGTTCGACGCCGATTTGCGCCAGCCGCGCCTGGGCCTGTGCGAAAGCGACTACGACTACCTGGACAGCCACTATGGCGCGCTGTTGCACAACGCCGCGCAGGTCAACCATGTGCTGGATTACCAGGCCCTGGCTGCAGACAACATCGAACCTCTGTTCGAATGCCTGCGCCTGTGCGAAGGGCGGCGCAAGAAGATCTTCAACTTCGTCTCGACCCTTTCTGCCTGCAGTGCGGTGGATGCTGATGGACGCGTGCTCGAACAAGCACCGGCGGCCACTGCGCCGATCTACATCCGCAACGGCTACAACCTGAGCAAATGGGTCGGTGAGCGCATTCTCCAGCGCGCCCGCGGCCAGGGCGTGTGGGTCAACCTGTTCCGCCCAGGGAACATCACCTTCGACAGCCGCAACGGCATCTGCCAACCCCAGCGCAACCGCCTGATGCTCATGCTCAAGGGCTCGCTGCAACTGGGCCTGGTGCCGGACCTGGCGATCGACTTCGACCTCATGCCAGTGGATTTCCTGGCCCGCTTCATCGGCTTCCATGCCAGCCGCCACCAGGCCAATGCGTGGGTGTTCAACCTGCACAACCCCGAGCCATTGCGCTGGCGTGACTACGTGGCGGCTTTCCAGGAGCAGGGGCACAGGTTCGACCTGGTCTCGGTAGAGCAGTGGCAACGTCAACTGCACCGGGTCGACCGCGACAACGCCCTGTTCGATGTCCTGGGCTTCTACCTCGAAGGGTTCGGCGAAGACATCGGCGATATCAGCGCCATCGAACACACCAATGCCCGTGCCGGCGTGCAGCGCATGGGGGCCTGCTATCCGGCCAAAAGCCCGGCGCTGCTGCGCCTGGGCTGCCGCCATCTGAGCGATATCGGTTTCATCTGA
- a CDS encoding GntR family transcriptional regulator — MAEKTRLLKTVLGSVQVPPHQARSVIEERLRSAIVDGRLPPGTALRQQEIATLFGVSRMPVREALRQLEAQSLLQVVMHKGAVVAPLIGEDAVDTYALRVLLESEALRQSIPLLDADDIAQARGYIQQLENETRHAEIGRLNRLLHMTLYSKAPNQKLLRMIEIELNEEERFLRFHLSSMGLGKLTQDDHIALVDAASDKSVDEAIRVLEEHLNNASRTIRKYLNSQSAH; from the coding sequence GTGGCCGAAAAAACTCGACTTCTGAAAACCGTTCTAGGTAGTGTGCAGGTACCACCGCACCAGGCCCGTAGCGTCATCGAAGAGCGCCTGCGTAGCGCGATCGTCGATGGTCGCCTGCCGCCTGGCACCGCCTTGCGCCAGCAGGAAATCGCCACGTTGTTCGGCGTAAGTCGCATGCCGGTGCGTGAAGCCCTACGCCAGTTGGAGGCGCAATCGCTGCTGCAGGTCGTCATGCACAAGGGAGCCGTGGTCGCCCCTCTGATCGGTGAGGATGCCGTCGACACCTATGCGCTGCGTGTCCTGCTCGAGTCCGAAGCGCTACGCCAGTCGATCCCACTGCTCGATGCCGATGATATCGCCCAGGCGCGCGGCTATATCCAGCAGTTGGAGAATGAGACCCGTCATGCCGAGATCGGGCGCCTCAACCGCCTGTTGCACATGACCCTCTACAGCAAGGCGCCCAATCAGAAGCTGCTGCGCATGATCGAGATCGAGCTCAACGAAGAGGAACGCTTTTTGCGCTTCCACCTCTCCTCGATGGGCCTGGGCAAGCTTACCCAAGACGATCATATCGCCTTGGTGGACGCCGCCAGCGACAAATCGGTAGATGAAGCCATCAGGGTGCTGGAAGAGCACCTGAACAATGCCTCTCGCACCATCCGCAAGTACCTGAACAGCCAGTCGGCCCACTGA
- a CDS encoding DUF3050 domain-containing protein produces the protein MHSLHETLSLKKQQLSKHPVFSEITSLTVLRRFMETHVFAVWDFMSLTKRLQLELTCVSLPWLPPVDPAAARLINEIVLGEESDDRVDRGYYSHFELYLDAMREVGANTTAIEQFVALQQQGIHYLDALQRCGAPDAAQRFVRQTLSVALDAPRHHVAAAFLHGRESVIPTMFQQILDQWDIGSEQAPTFRYYLQRHIEVDSQDHGPAAERLLARLVEGDPQRLAEVYQAAITAVDNRMALWDRVRTQLHAALGEVAQ, from the coding sequence ATGCACTCACTGCACGAGACGCTGTCGCTCAAAAAACAGCAACTTTCCAAACACCCCGTCTTTTCCGAAATTACGTCTTTGACGGTATTGCGACGCTTCATGGAAACCCATGTATTCGCAGTATGGGACTTCATGTCATTGACCAAACGCCTGCAACTTGAACTCACCTGCGTCAGCCTGCCCTGGTTGCCACCGGTGGACCCGGCAGCAGCCCGCCTGATCAACGAGATCGTCCTGGGCGAGGAATCCGATGACCGTGTCGATCGTGGCTACTACAGCCATTTCGAACTGTATCTGGATGCCATGCGGGAAGTAGGCGCGAACACTACAGCCATCGAGCAATTCGTTGCACTTCAGCAGCAAGGCATTCACTACCTGGACGCCCTGCAGCGCTGTGGTGCCCCGGACGCCGCCCAGCGTTTCGTTCGCCAGACCCTGAGCGTTGCACTCGACGCCCCTCGTCATCATGTGGCCGCTGCATTCCTGCATGGACGCGAAAGCGTCATCCCGACGATGTTCCAGCAGATCCTCGATCAATGGGATATCGGTAGCGAACAGGCCCCGACCTTCCGCTATTACCTGCAACGCCATATTGAAGTCGACTCGCAAGACCATGGCCCTGCGGCGGAACGGCTGCTGGCCCGGCTGGTCGAGGGCGACCCGCAGCGCCTGGCAGAGGTGTATCAGGCCGCCATTACTGCCGTGGATAACCGGATGGCTCTGTGGGACCGGGTGCGAACCCAGCTTCACGCCGCACTCGGCGAGGTGGCCCAATGA
- a CDS encoding FecR family protein has product MGINNPSPKVVKQAIHWMLRLRESGQNPSLLMQCEQWRKAHHDHELAWQRVTSLHQELNLRTIPGASVALQTLETSQRRLHRRQALTLLSGVALAGSAAWLAKDLQLLSNWTSDFATSTGERRTFTLPDGSQLQLNTRSTADLAFDEHKRLVRLRQGELMLTCNTQQAHGRPLLVETRDALLEGFDGRFVVRQDTDCTRVSVSTGKVAMHHAAGGPLSWLTSGQTWRLDHQGVRLIEHPTMDASAWAEGLIVTRNMRLVDFLAEVARYRHGYLGCSDDVADLRLSGVFRLEDTDKLLGLLPQTLPITLRLRTRWWVRVERLA; this is encoded by the coding sequence ATGGGCATCAACAATCCCTCGCCCAAGGTGGTGAAGCAGGCGATCCACTGGATGCTGCGCCTGCGTGAAAGCGGCCAGAACCCCAGCCTGCTGATGCAGTGCGAGCAATGGCGCAAAGCGCATCATGATCACGAGCTGGCCTGGCAGCGGGTCACCAGCCTGCATCAGGAGCTCAACCTTCGCACCATCCCTGGCGCCAGCGTCGCCCTGCAAACCCTGGAGACCAGCCAACGCCGCCTGCACCGACGCCAGGCCCTGACCCTGTTGAGCGGTGTCGCCCTGGCAGGCTCGGCTGCCTGGCTGGCCAAGGACCTGCAACTGCTGAGCAACTGGACATCGGACTTCGCGACCAGTACCGGCGAACGCCGCACATTCACGCTACCAGACGGCTCGCAGTTGCAGCTCAACACCCGCAGCACCGCTGACCTGGCCTTCGATGAGCACAAGCGGCTTGTGCGCCTCAGGCAGGGCGAGCTGATGCTCACCTGCAACACCCAGCAGGCCCATGGACGCCCACTTCTGGTGGAAACCCGCGATGCGCTGCTCGAAGGCTTCGACGGCCGTTTCGTGGTGCGCCAGGACACTGATTGCACCCGTGTCAGCGTCAGTACAGGCAAGGTGGCCATGCATCACGCGGCGGGCGGTCCGTTGTCGTGGCTCACCAGCGGGCAGACTTGGCGTCTCGACCACCAGGGCGTCCGGCTGATCGAACACCCCACGATGGACGCCAGCGCCTGGGCCGAAGGGCTGATCGTCACCCGTAATATGCGCCTGGTCGACTTTCTCGCAGAAGTCGCCCGGTATCGTCATGGCTATCTCGGCTGCAGCGATGACGTTGCCGACCTACGCCTTTCCGGTGTGTTCCGCCTGGAAGACACCGACAAACTGCTTGGGCTGCTGCCACAGACGCTGCCAATTACACTTCGCCTGCGCACACGTTGGTGGGTCCGGGTAGAACGGCTGGCTTGA